A genomic segment from Leptolyngbya boryana PCC 6306 encodes:
- a CDS encoding GDP-mannose 4,6-dehydratase has translation MKKALITGLTGQDGSYLAELLLEQGYQVFGLVRRSSSGNADRISHLSGTVEILSGDLLDQCSLMDAVSYAQPDEIYNLASQSYVPLSWTQPALTAEYTALGVSRLLESIRRCKSDARFYQASSSEVFGQPDESPQTERTAFRPRNPYGVAKAYAHWMTINYRQQYGLYSCCGVTYTHESPRRGTEFVFRKITRGAALIKMGLAKELKLGNLDAKRDWCYAKDAVRAMWMMLQQEQPDDYIIASGETHSVRELVQTAFDCVGLNWEEYVSVDPNFYRPDEAVQLVGSIDKIRRQLNWEPQYPFKQLVELMVDHDLKELSEAQ, from the coding sequence GTGAAAAAAGCACTCATTACCGGACTGACCGGACAAGACGGATCGTATCTCGCAGAACTTTTGCTAGAGCAGGGCTATCAAGTCTTTGGGTTAGTTCGTCGATCGAGTTCGGGCAATGCCGATCGCATTAGCCATTTATCAGGAACCGTCGAGATTTTATCCGGTGACCTACTGGATCAATGTTCGTTAATGGATGCCGTTTCCTACGCCCAACCCGACGAAATTTATAATCTGGCATCTCAAAGTTATGTGCCGCTGTCTTGGACACAGCCCGCTTTGACCGCAGAATATACTGCTCTAGGCGTTTCACGGTTACTCGAATCGATTCGTCGCTGTAAATCAGATGCCAGGTTTTACCAAGCATCTAGTAGTGAAGTGTTCGGACAACCCGATGAGTCGCCTCAAACCGAACGAACCGCCTTTCGACCTCGAAATCCTTACGGAGTCGCAAAAGCTTACGCGCATTGGATGACGATCAATTATCGCCAGCAGTATGGACTCTATAGCTGTTGTGGGGTGACCTACACGCATGAGTCTCCGCGTCGAGGCACAGAGTTCGTCTTTCGTAAGATCACTCGTGGGGCAGCCTTGATCAAAATGGGTTTAGCCAAAGAGTTGAAGCTTGGAAACTTAGACGCGAAGCGGGATTGGTGTTATGCGAAAGATGCCGTGCGGGCAATGTGGATGATGTTGCAACAAGAGCAACCCGATGATTACATCATTGCCAGCGGTGAAACGCACTCCGTTCGAGAGTTAGTGCAGACTGCTTTCGACTGTGTGGGATTGAATTGGGAGGAGTATGTCTCAGTCGATCCGAATTTTTATCGACCGGATGAAGCCGTGCAGCTCGTTGGCTCGATCGATAAAATCCGCAGACAGCTAAATTGGGAGCCGCAATATCCGTTTAAGCAGTTGGTCGAGTTAATGGTTGATCACGACTTGAAGGAATTGAGCGAAGCCCAATGA
- a CDS encoding glycosyltransferase family 4 protein, with product MILVNLAFLASKPTGHTVYAKNLLPGLSALDPVLLSGQNIPPYQCYPISDQLTPDQGTKGHFNRLKWTQFELPKIYHQLQSNLIFSPIPEAPIFTKCRYIVTLHDFIPLRFPRFTSPLTQYYRFYIPHVLAQAQHILSDSESTANDAIEFYKIPSNKITVIPLAYDNQHFRFLDLPTKNYFLYVGRHDPYKNIGRALSAFSRLPKDYEFWIAGSPDPRFTPQLQQQAESLGIRDRIKFLSYVSYAELPALINQATALVFTSLWEGFGLPVLEAMACGTPVITSNLSSIPEVAGDATILVNPYRESEIFDAMNAIVQDSSLRTQLREKGLDRAQSFSWQTTANQTAEILKRYL from the coding sequence GTGATATTAGTCAATCTTGCATTTTTAGCTTCAAAACCGACAGGTCACACTGTCTATGCAAAAAATTTACTACCTGGTTTAAGCGCGCTTGATCCAGTTTTATTATCTGGACAAAATATCCCTCCTTACCAGTGTTATCCGATTTCAGATCAACTCACACCGGATCAAGGGACAAAAGGGCATTTCAATCGATTGAAATGGACGCAATTTGAATTACCTAAAATCTATCATCAGCTTCAGAGTAATCTCATTTTCTCTCCAATTCCTGAAGCTCCAATCTTTACAAAATGTCGCTATATCGTGACATTACACGATTTTATTCCGCTTCGATTTCCGCGTTTCACATCACCACTCACTCAATATTATCGATTCTATATTCCCCATGTTCTTGCCCAAGCTCAGCATATTTTGAGCGATTCAGAATCGACGGCAAATGATGCGATCGAGTTCTACAAAATCCCATCGAATAAAATCACAGTCATTCCACTTGCTTACGACAATCAGCACTTCAGATTTCTAGATTTACCCACTAAAAATTACTTTCTCTACGTCGGGCGACATGACCCTTATAAAAATATTGGTCGAGCACTCAGCGCTTTTTCTCGACTTCCTAAAGATTATGAATTCTGGATCGCAGGCTCACCCGATCCAAGATTTACCCCTCAGTTACAACAACAGGCTGAAAGCTTGGGAATTCGCGATCGCATTAAATTCTTGAGTTATGTTTCCTATGCAGAATTACCTGCATTGATCAATCAAGCCACTGCGCTTGTTTTTACCAGTCTGTGGGAAGGTTTCGGCTTACCTGTACTCGAAGCAATGGCATGTGGAACTCCCGTCATTACTTCTAATCTGTCCTCAATTCCTGAAGTGGCAGGCGATGCGACGATTTTAGTCAATCCTTACCGTGAATCTGAAATTTTCGATGCGATGAATGCGATCGTCCAAGATTCAAGCCTCCGAACCCAACTGAGAGAAAAAGGACTCGATCGCGCTCAATCTTTTAGCTGGCAAACTACTGCGAACCAAACCGCCGAAATTCTCAAACGCTATCTCTAA
- a CDS encoding class I SAM-dependent methyltransferase: MISLKGLLNSIQNLNRKPTKTSPTPYIYRPDVAQFDFATGVEQLRRSGRSVVDHAIENTRPEVVSNIIELGKQVGIEFNEFSIEPSLYQEYCKSAEYSKRYSEYYRGNQPEKTLEHYICYSLLGLNSEDVFVDLASEHSPVPEIFRRLSGAKTYSQDIMYPDGINGDQIGGNACNMPIPDGFITKAALTCSLEHFEEDADTGLFQELARVLKPGGTVCVVPFYVFNQEATQTDPTVSVPAGVPFDQTATIYCAEGWGNRHGRFYSPQSFMQRIIRPTQDKLKFQFFYLSNAQEIDSSIYARFAFTATRL; the protein is encoded by the coding sequence ATGATTTCTCTGAAAGGCTTATTGAACTCGATTCAGAATCTCAATCGAAAACCGACCAAAACAAGCCCAACTCCCTACATCTATCGTCCAGACGTCGCTCAGTTCGATTTTGCTACAGGGGTAGAACAGCTTCGGCGCAGCGGACGCTCTGTGGTTGATCATGCGATCGAGAATACTCGCCCAGAAGTCGTCTCCAATATTATCGAACTCGGCAAACAAGTTGGAATTGAATTTAATGAATTCTCAATCGAGCCTAGCCTTTATCAGGAGTATTGCAAGAGCGCAGAATACTCAAAACGCTATTCTGAATACTATCGAGGAAATCAGCCTGAGAAAACATTAGAACACTATATTTGCTATTCATTATTAGGTTTAAATTCAGAAGATGTTTTTGTCGATTTAGCCAGCGAACATTCTCCTGTCCCAGAAATTTTTCGGCGTTTATCAGGAGCAAAAACTTACAGTCAAGACATTATGTATCCTGACGGAATTAACGGCGATCAGATTGGCGGCAATGCTTGTAATATGCCGATTCCCGATGGATTCATCACAAAAGCAGCACTCACTTGTTCTTTAGAGCATTTTGAAGAAGATGCAGATACAGGTCTGTTTCAAGAACTGGCGAGGGTTTTAAAACCAGGCGGAACAGTTTGCGTTGTGCCATTCTATGTCTTTAATCAAGAAGCAACTCAAACTGATCCAACGGTTAGCGTTCCTGCGGGTGTCCCGTTTGATCAGACTGCAACCATTTACTGCGCTGAAGGATGGGGAAATCGGCACGGGCGTTTTTATAGCCCTCAGTCTTTTATGCAGAGAATCATTCGCCCGACTCAAGACAAACTTAAGTTCCAGTTCTTCTACTTGAGCAATGCACAAGAGATCGATTCTTCGATCTATGCTCGGTTTGCGTTTACTGCGACTCGTCTCTAA
- the hetR gene encoding heterocyst differentiation master regulator HetR produces the protein MTNDLDLIKLLSPSAMDQIMLYLAFSAMRTGGHRHGAFLDAAATAAKCAIYMTYLEQDGNIRMTGHLHHIEPKRVKAIVEEVRQALTEGKLLKMLGSQEPRYLIQLPYVWMEQYPWQPGRSRVPGTSLTSEEKRQIEQKLPNNLPDAQLINSFQFLELIEFLNTRSQEDLPPEQRMPLSEALAEHIKRRLLYSGTVTRIESPWGMPFYALTRASYSPEDQEERAYVMIEDTARFFRLMQDWAKREDQVMRVLEELDIPDDRVRDAIAELDEILRNWADRYHQEGGKPFVVQMVFGSTET, from the coding sequence ATGACAAATGACCTAGATCTGATCAAACTTCTCAGCCCTAGTGCAATGGATCAGATTATGTTGTATCTGGCGTTTAGCGCAATGCGAACGGGCGGTCATCGTCATGGCGCATTCCTAGACGCAGCCGCAACAGCTGCCAAGTGCGCGATTTACATGACTTACTTGGAGCAAGATGGCAACATCCGGATGACGGGTCATCTGCACCACATCGAACCCAAACGAGTAAAGGCGATCGTGGAAGAAGTCAGACAAGCTCTTACCGAAGGCAAACTCTTGAAAATGCTAGGGTCACAAGAACCTCGGTATTTGATTCAGTTACCCTACGTCTGGATGGAGCAATACCCCTGGCAACCGGGACGCTCACGAGTTCCTGGAACCAGTTTGACTTCTGAAGAAAAGCGCCAAATCGAACAGAAATTGCCCAACAATCTGCCCGATGCCCAACTGATCAACTCCTTTCAGTTTTTAGAACTCATCGAGTTTCTGAATACGCGATCGCAAGAAGATCTTCCACCAGAGCAGCGAATGCCCTTGAGTGAAGCACTGGCAGAGCATATCAAGCGCCGCCTGCTTTACTCTGGAACCGTCACTCGCATCGAGTCGCCTTGGGGAATGCCTTTCTATGCGCTCACCCGAGCATCTTACTCACCTGAAGACCAAGAAGAACGCGCTTATGTCATGATTGAAGACACAGCGCGATTTTTTCGCTTGATGCAAGACTGGGCAAAGCGAGAAGATCAGGTCATGCGCGTCTTAGAAGAATTAGATATTCCAGATGATCGCGTGAGAGATGCGATCGCAGAACTGGACGAAATATTACGCAACTGGGCCGATCGGTATCATCAAGAAGGTGGAAAACCATTTGTCGTGCAGATGGTATTTGGTTCAACCGAAACGTAA
- a CDS encoding glycosyltransferase family 4 protein: protein MKIAIDVTPWMPKPSGIGFYVSNLIQGLMRSQDSPDLELIYQPGLKKWLKGDFAFPDYLRAYSRLNLFPLPVRLSNLIIDFPFLFSNGLEACFQQADIVHGTNYTVFPTRKSRRVITIYDLTFIKYPEFTNSTVSAYTERLKKCLRWTDLILTISHSSKRDIVEYLKVDPDRVWVTHLASRYQVDQPIPEFSFPKPYILFVSTIEPRKNIRSLISAFEYLKRNYKIEHQLVLIGQKGWLYEPIFDQIARSPYQSEIQHLDYLPDAQVMQFYRNADVFVYPSHYEGFGMPVLEAMTLGAPVVTTNVSSLPEIAGDAALLIEPNAIEDLGEAILNVIRDRTLRENLIQKGKEQAKLYSWENTAQETLKAYRSIL from the coding sequence ATGAAAATTGCGATCGATGTCACCCCTTGGATGCCGAAACCGAGTGGAATCGGGTTTTATGTCTCAAACTTGATTCAAGGGCTGATGCGATCGCAAGATTCTCCAGATTTAGAACTCATCTATCAGCCCGGACTCAAGAAATGGCTCAAGGGAGATTTCGCATTTCCTGATTATTTACGAGCTTATTCGCGTCTTAATCTATTTCCACTTCCGGTAAGATTGTCGAATTTAATTATTGACTTTCCCTTCTTATTTTCTAATGGCTTAGAAGCCTGTTTCCAGCAAGCTGATATTGTGCATGGAACGAACTATACTGTTTTTCCAACTCGGAAAAGTCGTCGAGTCATTACGATCTATGATTTGACGTTTATCAAGTATCCTGAATTTACGAATTCAACGGTTAGCGCTTATACAGAACGGTTAAAAAAATGCCTGCGTTGGACAGATTTAATTTTGACCATCTCGCATAGTTCTAAACGCGATATCGTTGAGTATCTCAAGGTTGATCCAGATCGAGTTTGGGTGACTCATTTAGCCAGTCGTTATCAAGTTGATCAGCCGATTCCTGAATTCTCGTTTCCGAAACCTTATATTTTATTTGTCAGTACGATCGAACCGAGAAAAAATATTCGATCGCTGATTTCTGCATTTGAATATCTAAAGCGAAATTATAAAATTGAGCATCAATTAGTTCTAATCGGTCAAAAAGGTTGGTTATACGAACCTATTTTTGATCAAATTGCGCGATCGCCGTATCAAAGTGAAATTCAGCATCTCGATTATCTTCCCGACGCTCAAGTCATGCAGTTTTACCGAAATGCAGATGTATTTGTGTATCCCTCGCACTACGAAGGGTTCGGAATGCCTGTATTAGAAGCAATGACGTTAGGTGCACCTGTTGTGACAACGAATGTCTCATCTCTGCCAGAAATTGCGGGCGATGCGGCACTATTGATTGAGCCAAATGCGATCGAAGATTTAGGAGAAGCGATTTTGAACGTCATTCGCGATCGCACTTTACGCGAGAATTTGATTCAAAAGGGCAAAGAACAAGCTAAATTATATTCTTGGGAAAATACGGCTCAAGAAACATTGAAAGCTTATCGATCAATTCTGTGA
- a CDS encoding DMT family transporter, producing MSFQEFALFLMSIVAGVAGQFFLKSGALKLGQLTSNNAVSHVLSIATTPELVIGLGCYGAGAILYILLLTRVPLSILAPAVALQYVFSVLLGKFVFNEQIPVIRLFGLAFIICGVVMLMAKK from the coding sequence GTGAGTTTTCAAGAATTTGCATTGTTTCTGATGTCGATCGTGGCAGGTGTTGCAGGTCAGTTTTTTCTCAAATCAGGAGCATTAAAACTGGGGCAACTCACTTCTAATAATGCCGTGAGTCATGTTCTCAGTATTGCCACAACGCCTGAATTGGTGATTGGACTAGGATGCTATGGAGCGGGTGCAATCTTATACATTTTGCTGCTGACTCGTGTTCCTCTCAGTATTTTGGCTCCGGCAGTTGCATTGCAATATGTATTTTCGGTGCTGCTCGGGAAATTCGTCTTTAATGAGCAGATTCCGGTGATCCGACTGTTTGGATTAGCGTTTATTATCTGCGGTGTTGTGATGCTGATGGCAAAAAAGTAA
- a CDS encoding glycosyltransferase family 4 protein has translation MHIAIVAPSPVPFCIGGAEKLWWGLQEEINQNTSHQAELIKLPSPEQNFSELIDSYQQFSELDLRHFDLVISGKYPAWMVKHPNHVCYMLHRLRGLYDAYHLTGLPERFTTNHPTLSRLQKRIQQGKRGDLPEIFLQLKQLESSGKLPEEAAHFPGAFVRELIHYFDGIALDPKAIKKYTAISHNVANRKNYFPRGSAIDVIYPPSSLRRFEQGSSDYFFTISRLDSAKRIRLLVEAMRFVKSKVQLKIAGTGPDEKRLKELAGDDDRIEFLGFVNDEDVIGLYANAIAVPYLPYDEDYGLVVIEAMMSGKPVLTTIDAGGPNEFVINGETGFSVLPEPAALAERIDYFYQHRTEAKQMGLTGRKLVETITWENTVTRLLSEPPLKTMSNGMSKSRQKITIAVTFSVFPPRGGGQSRVFHLYKHLAKYFDIEFVSVTGFDQVPFAGEIAEHVYEIRIPKSAEHQQKEQEIEKETRVPITDIVMPDLIHLTPEYLEALKTSIASSDFVIACHPYLYPAIRSITDKPIWYEAQDVEVDLKAKILPDNAVSRKLLESIKKVELECCNASQLIMTCSQNDANLLNQIYGIDLNKMIEVPNGVDTEAIAYISQEKRRSMKEKLGISNNFTAFFLGSWHDPNLKAVETILNLAPSLPDINFLIVGSVGWAFQDKKRPENVGFLGEVEEETKAIVLEIADVALNPVTFGSGTNLKMLEYFAAGIPVISTPTGIRGLGVEHGKHCIVAEVDQFASAIAQVRSESSTIQLTRIEAARTRVQQQYDWRVIADNFMAASATFR, from the coding sequence ATGCATATCGCGATCGTTGCACCCAGTCCTGTTCCATTTTGTATTGGTGGAGCCGAGAAACTCTGGTGGGGATTACAAGAAGAAATCAATCAAAATACATCGCATCAGGCTGAGTTGATCAAACTGCCCAGCCCAGAGCAGAACTTTTCAGAGTTGATTGATAGTTATCAGCAATTTTCTGAGCTAGATTTGCGCCATTTTGATTTGGTCATTTCCGGCAAATATCCGGCTTGGATGGTCAAGCATCCGAATCATGTTTGCTATATGCTACACCGATTGCGAGGCTTATATGATGCCTATCATTTGACAGGTTTACCGGAGCGATTTACGACAAATCATCCAACCCTTTCTCGTCTTCAAAAACGAATTCAACAAGGAAAACGTGGCGATTTACCAGAGATTTTTTTACAGCTTAAACAGTTAGAATCTAGTGGGAAATTACCCGAAGAAGCCGCCCATTTTCCTGGCGCTTTTGTTCGAGAATTGATTCACTATTTTGATGGAATTGCTTTAGATCCCAAAGCCATTAAGAAATACACTGCTATCTCTCATAATGTCGCAAATCGAAAGAATTATTTTCCACGTGGCAGTGCGATCGATGTAATTTATCCACCTTCAAGCCTGAGAAGATTTGAGCAGGGAAGTAGCGATTATTTTTTCACAATTAGCCGTTTAGACAGTGCAAAAAGAATTCGCCTACTCGTCGAAGCCATGCGCTTTGTAAAGTCAAAAGTTCAGCTTAAAATTGCAGGAACTGGACCGGATGAAAAACGGTTAAAAGAGTTAGCTGGAGACGACGATCGCATCGAATTTCTTGGATTCGTCAATGACGAAGATGTAATTGGGCTGTATGCCAATGCGATCGCAGTTCCGTATCTTCCTTATGACGAAGATTATGGCTTAGTCGTGATTGAAGCCATGATGAGTGGAAAACCTGTTTTAACCACAATCGATGCGGGTGGTCCGAACGAGTTTGTCATTAATGGAGAAACCGGATTTTCTGTTTTACCCGAACCTGCTGCACTTGCTGAACGAATAGATTATTTTTATCAGCATCGTACAGAAGCCAAGCAAATGGGACTCACAGGTCGAAAACTGGTTGAGACAATTACTTGGGAAAATACGGTCACTCGTTTGTTAAGCGAACCTCCCTTAAAGACGATGAGCAATGGAATGAGTAAATCTCGCCAAAAAATTACGATCGCGGTTACATTTTCAGTCTTTCCTCCACGCGGAGGCGGACAAAGCCGCGTTTTCCATTTATACAAACATCTTGCCAAATATTTCGATATCGAATTTGTTTCAGTCACCGGATTCGATCAGGTTCCGTTTGCAGGTGAGATTGCCGAACATGTTTACGAAATTCGTATCCCTAAATCGGCAGAACATCAGCAAAAAGAACAAGAAATCGAAAAGGAAACTAGAGTTCCAATTACCGATATCGTTATGCCGGATTTGATTCATTTGACTCCGGAATATCTTGAAGCATTAAAAACGTCGATCGCATCTTCAGATTTCGTCATTGCTTGTCATCCTTACCTCTATCCCGCCATTCGATCGATTACGGATAAACCGATTTGGTATGAAGCCCAAGACGTTGAAGTCGATTTGAAAGCGAAAATCCTCCCGGATAATGCGGTCAGTCGGAAGCTCTTAGAATCGATTAAAAAAGTCGAATTAGAATGCTGTAACGCGAGTCAATTGATCATGACTTGTTCGCAAAATGATGCGAATTTGCTCAATCAAATTTACGGTATTGATCTCAATAAAATGATTGAGGTTCCAAACGGAGTAGACACTGAAGCGATCGCATATATTTCTCAAGAAAAACGGCGATCGATGAAAGAAAAGTTAGGAATTTCTAATAACTTTACTGCTTTTTTCTTGGGAAGTTGGCACGATCCAAACCTCAAAGCCGTTGAAACCATTTTGAATCTTGCTCCATCACTGCCTGATATCAATTTTCTAATTGTTGGAAGTGTAGGTTGGGCATTTCAAGATAAAAAACGCCCGGAGAATGTGGGATTTTTAGGAGAAGTAGAGGAAGAGACAAAAGCGATCGTTTTAGAGATTGCCGATGTCGCACTCAATCCAGTCACCTTTGGTTCAGGGACAAACCTAAAGATGTTAGAGTACTTTGCGGCAGGCATCCCAGTCATTTCGACTCCAACCGGAATCCGAGGATTGGGCGTGGAACATGGCAAACACTGCATCGTCGCAGAAGTTGACCAGTTTGCAAGCGCGATCGCGCAAGTGCGATCAGAGTCTTCAACGATTCAACTGACCCGAATCGAAGCCGCCAGAACGCGAGTGCAGCAGCAGTATGATTGGCGAGTCATTGCCGACAATTTTATGGCTGCTTCTGCAACATTCAGGTAA
- a CDS encoding Mo-dependent nitrogenase C-terminal domain-containing protein has product MNSSTPVRPTYTDAQISIWLRGLLTLAWADDKFDEAEQQLIASLTEHALTQEETERSFQPISNEELRSHFAPDAQLAENFLRTAVMVALADGVYTSSEDEILEQFCQTLNTGTEILENLRLTLCDRHAETQALQPHPELHLDVLQPVRSWLDGFQVHDPKVAHFLCKLIPAQCPFERDVKLFGHKIVHIPPMCKLNPLYEQLVGLRFRALSYLADECGEDVTPYC; this is encoded by the coding sequence ATGAATTCTTCAACCCCTGTACGACCGACCTACACTGACGCCCAAATTTCCATTTGGTTACGTGGTCTTCTCACTTTGGCTTGGGCAGATGATAAGTTCGATGAAGCGGAGCAACAGTTAATTGCTTCTCTGACTGAACATGCCTTAACCCAGGAAGAAACAGAGCGATCGTTTCAACCGATCTCGAATGAAGAACTGCGATCGCACTTTGCCCCTGACGCTCAGCTTGCCGAGAATTTTCTCAGAACCGCAGTGATGGTTGCCCTCGCAGATGGAGTCTACACATCCAGCGAAGACGAAATCTTAGAACAATTCTGTCAGACCTTGAATACTGGAACTGAGATTCTAGAAAATCTGCGGCTGACTTTATGCGATCGACATGCCGAAACTCAAGCGCTCCAGCCGCATCCTGAACTGCATCTTGATGTGTTGCAGCCTGTACGATCGTGGCTCGACGGCTTCCAAGTTCACGATCCAAAGGTTGCACATTTTCTCTGCAAACTCATTCCCGCCCAATGCCCCTTTGAGCGAGACGTAAAGCTATTCGGGCACAAGATTGTGCATATTCCACCCATGTGCAAGTTGAATCCGCTGTATGAACAGTTGGTCGGTTTACGATTCCGCGCACTCTCATATCTTGCAGACGAATGCGGCGAGGATGTTACGCCTTACTGTTAG
- a CDS encoding FAD-dependent oxidoreductase — protein MQELIADVLVVGGGTGGTAAAIQAARRGAKTILVSEFEWLGGMLTSAGVTAPDGNELAAFQTGIWGAFLRELERRQPGGLDNAWVSFFTYEPRIGAEIFADWVKALPNLQWIAGEIPTAVLQENDPCGIGEATRILGVEFQTVRVEAKITIDATELGDLLALGNIPHRWGWELQSEFNEPSAPPESNELTQTYPVQAPTWVVVMQDFGEAEAPEIPKPEHYNPDLFEKAWQNYGAEAFLNYGRLPGDRFMINWPISGNDYGENPNRLLDRSTRLEFHEEAKAHSLAFAHFIQTKLGRRYGLAENTFPNGTAFALHPYYRESRRLIGITTLREQDLLPKGQVAPLPYQVDAIGCEYAENFCQAIAIGNYANDHHYPSGDIPLKSKSIRWGGRWTGTPFTIPYTCLIPKEIDNFLVCEKNISVTHIANGATRLQPLVLGIGQAAGMAAALCIEQICHPRHLDVRSLQLALLTDAIAPAAIFPLFNLSPKHPEWLVWQQYYLDHPESYPTNGECPASKSIQAPSDQAKPFNGIFHRKGVQDYTLKSTEPSQTEWLIVTVDPEVNAQLQKIQTGQSLSGLGKFNQSGNWILVEALNTDNQHYPEAFVK, from the coding sequence ATGCAAGAACTGATCGCGGATGTATTGGTTGTCGGAGGCGGAACCGGCGGAACAGCCGCAGCCATCCAAGCCGCCCGACGCGGTGCAAAAACAATTCTCGTCAGTGAATTTGAGTGGCTCGGCGGAATGCTCACCAGCGCAGGCGTAACCGCCCCAGATGGCAACGAACTCGCAGCCTTTCAAACCGGAATCTGGGGTGCATTCCTGCGCGAATTAGAACGCCGACAACCCGGAGGACTCGACAACGCTTGGGTCAGTTTCTTCACCTACGAACCCCGAATCGGAGCCGAAATCTTTGCCGATTGGGTCAAGGCTTTACCGAATTTGCAGTGGATCGCCGGAGAAATTCCCACCGCCGTTTTGCAAGAAAACGACCCTTGCGGTATCGGCGAAGCCACACGCATTCTCGGAGTCGAATTCCAAACCGTCAGAGTCGAGGCAAAAATTACGATCGATGCCACCGAACTCGGCGATCTTTTAGCCCTGGGCAACATTCCTCATCGCTGGGGTTGGGAACTGCAATCCGAATTCAACGAGCCAAGCGCCCCGCCTGAATCCAACGAGCTGACTCAAACCTACCCCGTTCAAGCCCCAACCTGGGTCGTTGTGATGCAAGATTTTGGTGAAGCAGAAGCACCAGAAATTCCCAAACCTGAACATTACAATCCCGACTTATTCGAGAAAGCTTGGCAAAACTATGGCGCTGAAGCATTTTTGAATTACGGACGGCTTCCCGGTGATCGCTTCATGATCAACTGGCCCATCTCTGGCAACGACTACGGTGAGAATCCCAATCGGCTACTCGATCGCTCAACTCGCCTCGAATTCCATGAAGAAGCAAAAGCCCACTCTCTAGCTTTCGCCCACTTTATCCAAACCAAATTAGGGCGCAGATACGGACTCGCCGAAAACACCTTTCCGAATGGCACTGCCTTTGCTCTGCATCCCTATTATCGAGAAAGCCGCCGTCTCATCGGTATCACCACCCTGCGCGAACAAGATCTGCTTCCCAAAGGACAAGTTGCCCCACTCCCCTACCAAGTCGATGCGATCGGCTGTGAATACGCCGAAAATTTCTGCCAAGCGATCGCCATTGGCAACTACGCCAACGACCACCACTATCCGAGCGGCGACATTCCATTAAAATCAAAATCCATCCGCTGGGGCGGGCGTTGGACAGGAACCCCCTTCACGATTCCTTACACCTGCTTGATTCCGAAGGAAATCGACAATTTTCTAGTCTGTGAGAAAAACATCTCCGTCACCCACATCGCCAACGGCGCAACTCGGCTTCAACCGCTCGTTTTAGGAATTGGGCAAGCCGCAGGTATGGCAGCCGCTCTTTGCATCGAACAAATCTGTCATCCCCGTCATTTAGATGTGCGATCGCTGCAACTCGCCTTACTCACCGATGCGATCGCGCCCGCTGCAATTTTTCCTCTGTTCAATTTGTCACCTAAACACCCAGAATGGCTCGTCTGGCAGCAATACTATCTCGACCATCCAGAAAGTTATCCGACAAACGGTGAATGTCCCGCCAGTAAAAGCATTCAAGCACCTAGCGACCAAGCTAAACCATTCAATGGAATTTTCCACCGCAAAGGAGTACAAGACTATACATTAAAATCTACAGAACCATCCCAGACTGAATGGCTGATCGTCACAGTAGATCCCGAAGTCAACGCTCAACTACAGAAAATTCAGACCGGACAATCACTGAGTGGTTTAGGTAAATTTAATCAGTCTGGAAATTGGATTTTAGTAGAAGCGCTGAATACGGATAATCAACACTACCCTGAAGCGTTTGTCAAGTAG